The DNA sequence GtgtgattaattaataattatgtaATATAATGTGAGTGTAAGACGTCAATTTGTATAAAACAATTTAAGAAAATGAAACAAGAAAAAGAGCGCTACTATCACTTGAGAAATAACACACAACAAAGCAAGTATGAGACGCACTGTTCCACGAGACCATATGACCAATTTGAATAAGATGATCTAAGCCCGTCTTTTAACCCGTAAAACCCTATCAACTCAATTTACCCCTCACCAACCTCTAATCCAAATAGATCCTTAGAGAATAAGTAAAACCTCTATACAGTAATATTGTTGGAAcccaaaaaaaatattattatacgGGGGTTATTTTTTAGTAGAGTTTGACatataaattttgaatttaaaaattaattaaaagaTAGTTTTTATATATCTTGAGTATATGAATTTAAAAGATCATAACTTTTTAAACTAAATTATGTAACATAATATCAAATACATGAGTTTTAAACAAATTAATAAAAAGGTGATCAAGCTGATTAATGATCATTGACGCGCAAACTAAATAAAGTAAGGACATCATATATTATTGGATATATATTTATCGTATATAGagatatatgtgtgtatataaatatatacatacctatatatatatataatttatgcaTTTTTATACTTATATAGAGGAAAATTAATAAAGGATTGACTTGAAAAAAGTGTAGAATATTACAATATAGAGGTTATTCTTAATTATAATTAGCCCGAGTTCGGACCGTAATTTTTATTATAATAGGGACGTTATTACTATATAGAGTATTCCTATATAGATGTTCTACTATACTTCTTTTTTACCAAATTTTATTGGTTCTTTCATCCAAAATACTTGTTGATTAGAGAATTTTAGAGAACACTTCTTATTTTACAAAATTTTATTGGTTCTTTCATCCCAAATGCAGGTGTTATGTAAATTTTAaatgaaaaaatatatatacaaaaactACTATAGTTGTATTTTTTGTTTCGAGTAAAAATTATGACATGTTAAATAAATTTCTTAAGTGTTACATAAATAAATCCTTTATGATAGAGAATATTCAAtgtaattaaaaaaatatagtgaaaaaattaaaaaattttaaatataatatagaGAAGATACTAGTTATCTGGAAAATTAGTTCTTACCGGATCCTAaacaatatataaatatttttgattttttatgTAACGCATTCAAAATAAGAGTCTCGTGAGAATTGGTAGAAAATGGGACCGGGATTCATTGTTGTCTAGTAGAATTCATTTAATTCCGGCCCACATCTAATTAAATGATTGCACCAACACAAGGTGGCAATTCCCTTGCCTCTCTCTCATCTTCTATAGGCTATAGCTATCTTCCTTTTTACATGCACATAGTCTTTTGTCGGCACTATATCACGTTTTAAAATTAATAGTTGGTAACCCGTGCCGAGCACGGACcctaaattaaaaataatagtatcaaattattatttatatatattatttgcaCAAAACTGAAACACATAATCCGTGCAAAatacatatttaaatataatatataaaatgctATTAGAATATGTAGTTAAAAATTCGAAGTTAAGCGTAACTCTAAAATTTCACCGTATAGTTCCAGTTATGCATGCACATAATTAGTTACTTATATAAATCtgacatgttaacttactaatacgattattttaaagtaaatCGACGTTTGGATGTTGagcaacaaataaaaattaaaggaaaataaaatttacagagagTAGAAGTTAATTTTAGTTGGTTGAGATTTTagtacataaaattttaaaaatagttgtataattATCTAGTGAGTACCAAGATTTGAGACACTTATTAATATAGATAGTTGATAACCCGTGCGAAATACGGGCCCGAGACTAAAAATATCGTATTAACATTTGTAGAGAATTATTTATAATCTGTGCGAAAcaggaattaaaataaatatattaatatcaaatattaaattgTTACTTGCAAAAGATAAGTATATGGTTAAAAAGAATCCAATCAGTTATCAATTTTTTTTACTATAATTCTAGTTTTGCATTATTTTACTTGATatagaaatctaacatattatttttattttttgaaacgaattgtatctctatcttatttaccaaatatatgttctttagataatttaatataattagtataatttgataattatcttataatgCTTTTTCaattatgtttatttaatattatttattatcgataaaaattaatttacaaattaaaagtaaatagatgttattaaacttaatttaatattacttatattatataaatacaaccctgttactgttaaaatatgatttttaatttAAAGTAAATAAATGTTGTGGTGGACAGTAACAAATACgatcgttaaatcaataattttcaatttaaaagttaataaatgttactaagtcatttgctattacttaattatttttaaaataatgctGTAGAAAGTAAAGTTTACAGAAAATAGAAGTCATTTCTtgttaatagtttactttgtagttagtagtttttcaaaataaaagtatatatatgttattttacttaatttaacgtaacttaatagatttttaatataatttataaataaataaagtttacaaagagtataagtcaattcgtgttagtaATTTACCTACTAGTTTgtagtttttctaaaattaaaaataaatatgagttattttacttaatataacgtaacttaataaatttttaatataatttatacatcatttaaaaaatattttttattttatgaaGTAAATAGACGATTGGATGAATACtaactaaaaaaaataaaatttacaaagaatagaagtcgatttgtgttaaaaacaaagtttacacggaatagaagtcaacttatgcataagtaagtaccaaaatttggtactgTGGTACTTTGGTACTTTTATAGATTTCTTCTCCCTTCAACCAATATTCTTGACAACTAATGTCATTCTTTCAAatattttgattattttttcctcGACCAAGTAAGGGACAAGAGTTTTTTCGAGTAACATTTGATGTCAAATtgtttatattttaaatttaagcAATCATTTGGATTTAGTTTTTTCGAGATGTTCTGAACactaatttttataaatttatctCATTTTGATAGTAATACACGAACAAACCTTTTCGGCCAGTGCGCAAGTTTTATACGGTTTTGTTTTTAGCAATTTCGAATTTAATTATCAGTTATGGAGCAAAAAACATCACCCTCCGGAAGAAAAAAAATGAGAAAAAAGGAGTATACAACGAAGAAATAGCTACTGTATAGAATTATAACATGTGCATATCACTATCTGATTCTGATTTTGACAATAAAACTCTCGTCAGAAGGTTGAAAATGGGACTGCACATGCAATTCATGTTTCCTTGTACGACATCAACTACTCTTTCTGGTGGAGAGTTGGTGGGGTTACAATTCATTTAATTACCTGCAGCCTACACATAACTATAATGTCGGCAGGACTTGGGGGTAATTATACGATCATGGTAAGGACCAACTCCCGTtaatttggtgcaattttaatTGGTACTTTAATCATAAATATTAATGGATCCCTGTATTTACAATAACTCTACCAATAAAAATACTTCAAACTCATAAAATTTAATACTTATTATGTGTATTTGGCACACATTAGACATTAGAAAGACCTAATAATTTCCTTGTTATCAGAATCTTTTCAACTGTAGGTACAAAATAAATGTATGCGTTCTCTCTTGTATAAACATATGTAACGAGTTCACACCTAATGACCCGCCTTCAGAATGTTTTTAAcatattttatcaaaaaaataattttatatatcTTAACTTTGAGCAATATTTATAAATAGCCAAAATATAATTTGAAATTTTCTTACTTTTTGAACATAATTCCGAtataaaaaaatcataaaatttgaTGAGTAGTGGTAGAGTTACAAAAATGAGATATAAAAAATTATTTGCAAATCACATTGCATGGTTAACGTGACagtataaaataattaataatgaaTGTATATAACAAATTAGAGTTTGACAATGGCAATTTGTAAATAGATTGGAAACCAATTTATACATCTAACATTTTCCAAATTTTgatatataaatttaattaataaaaacaATTGATTATGGATGATTCAAATAATCAGTACATGCGTTTTAATAGGGCAGTAAATGCATTTAGGAGCCATTCATTCCATTGATAAGTTCATTCGTCCAGCTGTAATCCTCTAACCTGTTAAAAGCTCAAAGTGTTTTAATGCTTAAACACAGCCTTGAGGGCTGCCGTTAACATTTcctaaaaaaatattatgaagtaCTCTTTATTAGCATCAAAAGAAAGTTTACatatttattagataaataaacACAAGGAACGCATATGCATATAGCAGTTCTGGAAAACAAAATACAGTGATGGAAACGATAACACTAAAATTACGAAAAAATTTATTGGCGGAAACACTGATGATATATCAGACAGATAACCCCGAACCACGAAATTTTTCTTCCGTAATCTGATCCAACCTAGAAACCATATCTTCACTTAAATAATTTTTCCAATCTCCAACCACACCGTTCCTGAAATATGCACCATTACTTACCTGCTGCCTATTTTTTCCGGTGTTGTTAACCTCTAAATTGCTCAGATTATCAAAACTACACAGAGTTATGATTTGATCAGCTAAGTAACGATTTTCTTCATCTTGAGAGAAGGGTTTCCCCAGAAACTGTGCAAGACGCCTTAGCTGAACCTGAGGTTCATTTTTCACATCCTCGTACCTCATAAACAACACCTTATGTGGCTTTTCCAAACTCCCATTCCAATATTCCAAGATTTGATCCCAAACCGGTCCACCTGTAGTGATTCCTTTGCAGTACAAGTTAAACGCGTCTTCCAAAGAAATGGGAGAGGATCGCACGTTGGCCTTGTTGGCATAGTGGAAGTATGAAACAAAGTTGTCTTTGATGTCCCTGCACAGGTAAACTATTTTGCAGTTTGATGAACTAGCATCGTCTGTTATGTATTTCGGAAGGCTAACTAATGCAGAATGTGTTGCAAAAATCCTAGTGCAGCTGTCTGGGGAGTTGGAGATGGAGTCATATTCAGAAGGATTAACGAATTCGATGAAAGGAACGAGATTATGGGGAGTTTTGGTAAGCAAAGGATGCTGAGGACTTTTAGGAGGGTGGACTTCACGGTTGATTAGGGCGTAGAGGATGGCTTTCAACCACGTAGTTCCAGATTTAGGGGCAGTTGCGAGAAATATATCATTTTTGCGGGGTTTAAAATGGTTTTGAAAATTAATAATACCCTCCAAATGCTTTGAGTAATACCAGAATCCTTGATATTGATACGCATAGGGTGCAATTATACCCCTCTCTTTTGGAAAAGATGAAAGCATGTCCTCAACTTCGTCGTTGTGAGGAAGAGGTGGTGATGATTTCGGCTCCATGAGTATTTTTACCTACTGGCCTATCTTGCTTGTTGATGTGAAGATGTTATAATAATATcataattaatatatatagaCAAACATTTTTGGTTTTTGATGGCAGTGGGGTGGCTGTGATATTAATTTGTAATAAGTTGCGTTAAAAATGTTCCTTGATGGAAGAGGTTTTCACAATATAATGAAAAATAACAAACTTACACCAGTTTTCTGAATTTCACAATAAAAGTGTCATCAGAGTTGGTTGAAAATGGGACCGCAATTCATTTTCTCTCGTACAACATTCTTCGTAATTTGAAACCTCTCGTTTCCTATCTTCCTTCTGTGCAACTAGTAGACCTGACAATTCGGATAACCGGTTCGGTTTCGGATCGGAACAATTTCGGATCGGATCTACTTTCGGATTATGATATATTTGAAGACCATTCGAATCGGATTGGATGTAATTCGGTTCGGGTCTAATTCGGATAAAATTCGGATTAAGATCGAACAAAATTCTGTTCGGATCAAATTCGGTTTGGATATTTTCGGATcaaaacttatttattttttcaattttcgAGATTCAAAAAATATTCTTTTTATTTAGTTTAGTATTTTTAATGTAATATAATGTGCTTTTACAAAAGAATACAATTAAATAAGTAtgatatcataaacataaaattggttaaagtataaaTTTTGCTTATTTTGGATCATATTCGGTTCGGGTAATATATTATTCGGTTTTAATCGGTTCCAAGTTATAATCGGATCTTGTATTTCGGATCATTTTTGGTTAAATTTTTGGTTCGGATATTTTTCGGATCGATTTAAATCGGTTTTCGGATAATTATCGGATTGTATGATTCGGATTTCGGATCGAATCTCGGTTTCATGAATTTCGGTTCGATTCTTCGGATCAAGACCCATTTTTGTCAGGTCTAGCCACTAGTAATGATTGTACCAACACTAGGTGGCAATTCACTTGCCTCTCATCTCCTATCAGAAAAGAAGCATTAGATGATCTTAACTTCAGCAGCTCACAATCGACATACTCCCTCCGTTTCGGTCAATTCTTTACATTTGGTTTGGGCACGGaggttaagaaatatgtataaagtagtgaagaagagaaagaaaagtgGGCGAAGTGGTGGGACCCgttgatttttaatatataaaagagaGATAGTGaagtaaaagtagtgtgaaaaggaagaaaaag is a window from the Apium graveolens cultivar Ventura chromosome 1, ASM990537v1, whole genome shotgun sequence genome containing:
- the LOC141717915 gene encoding cytosolic sulfotransferase 5-like; this translates as MEPKSSPPLPHNDEVEDMLSSFPKERGIIAPYAYQYQGFWYYSKHLEGIINFQNHFKPRKNDIFLATAPKSGTTWLKAILYALINREVHPPKSPQHPLLTKTPHNLVPFIEFVNPSEYDSISNSPDSCTRIFATHSALVSLPKYITDDASSSNCKIVYLCRDIKDNFVSYFHYANKANVRSSPISLEDAFNLYCKGITTGGPVWDQILEYWNGSLEKPHKVLFMRYEDVKNEPQVQLRRLAQFLGKPFSQDEENRYLADQIITLCSFDNLSNLEVNNTGKNRQQVSNGAYFRNGVVGDWKNYLSEDMVSRLDQITEEKFRGSGLSV